In Dromiciops gliroides isolate mDroGli1 chromosome 4, mDroGli1.pri, whole genome shotgun sequence, one DNA window encodes the following:
- the LOC122754741 gene encoding olfactory receptor 10K1-like, translating into MERTNQTAVSEFVFLGFSSLFGLQRLLFVVFLLLYLFTLGTNAVILSTIVLERALHTPMYFFLAVLSCSETCYTFVIVPKMLVDLLCQKKTISFVGCAIQMFTFLFLGCSHSFLLAAMGYDRYVAICNPLRYTVLMSHGVCLGLVAMACACGFTVSIIITSLVFHLPFHSSNKLLHFFCDISPVLKLASYHTHLSQMVIFMLCALVLVIPLLLILVSYIHIIFAILQFPSSVGRYKAFSTCASHLIVVTVHYGCASFIYLRPKTNYTSSQDTLISVSYTILTPLFNPMIYSLRNKEFKSALRRVIGRTFFSTQQ; encoded by the coding sequence ATGGAGAGGACCAATCAGACGGCTGTGAGTGAGTTCGTCTTTCTTGGCTTCTCATCTCTGTTTGGGCTACAACGGCTTCTGTTTGTGGTGTTCCTCCTTCTCTACCTATTCACCCTAGGCACCAATGCCGTGATCCTGTCCACCATCGTACTGGAACGAGCCCTCCATACTCCCATGTATTTCTTCCTTGCTGTCCTCTCCTGCTCTGAGACCTGCTACACCTTTGTCATTGTGCCCAAGATGTTGGTGGATCTGCTGTGCCAGAAGAAGACCATCTCCTTTGTGGGCTGTGCCATCCAGATGTTCACCTTCCTCTTCCTCGGCTGTTCTCACTCCTTCCTGCTGGCAGCCATGGGTTATGACCGCTATGTTGCCATTTGCAATCCTCTTCGTTACACAGTGCTGATGAGCCACGGGGTGTGCCTAGGGCTAGTGGCCATGGCCTGTGCCTGTGGCTTCACTGTCTCCATCATCATCACCTCTCTGGTGTTCCACTTGCCCTTCCACTCCTCCAACAAgctcctccatttcttttgtgaCATCTCCCCTGTCCTTAAGTTGGCCTCCTATCACACCCACCTCAGTCAAATGGTCATCTTTATGCTCTGTGCATTGGTTTTGGTCATCCCTCTGCTATTAATCCTGGTCTCCTACATTCACATCATCTTTGCCATACTCCAATTCCCCTCCTCTGTAGGGAGGTACAAAGCCTTCTCTACCTGTGCCTCCCATCTCATTGTTGTCACTGTCCATTATGGCTGTGCCTCTTTCATATATTTACGGCCCAAGACCAACTATACTTCGAGCCAAGACACCCTGATATCTGTATCCTACACCATCCTCACCCCATTGTTTAATCCTATGATTTATAGTTTGAGAAACAAGGAATTCAAGTCAGCACTTAGAAGAGTCATagggagaacatttttttccacacAACAATGA